The nucleotide window AGATGGTCCACCCTAAAAACCTCCTCCATCATCCTAATCCCCTCCGAACCCTCCCACTTTCTTCTGAAGGAGGCTTTTTGCTCCTGCTTTGCTCGCCTCTTCCTCCCTCTTATATCCATCCACCCACGTAATTGTGCATTTGCCACCATGGGTCCCACCCGTGTAAAGGGTGTTGATGGGATCAACGCCACGGGTCCGCTGATGTGTTGCTCTCCGACCACTAGTTTTTGCGTGTTTTTCCAAATGAAATTATCTTATTAGAATAATatctaatataataatactttttcatcaattttgaaaaatatttaatggACCAATGCATGAGGTGCATGGTCTAAGTTGATGAACCATGACATTCtttttatttgacttatttctaCTGTTTTCGAAtaacattataatatttttattgaaacATTATAGATgatattatattatgtttttttattattgttactCATAAATTATTATgacatcatattttaaaatttataattaatttaattaaaattaataatttataaattttataacatttttattacagtaatcaaaacactataataaattagttttttttatCGGTGATATTATTCCTGTAACAAATATCTATTTGAATCCTatataatatatcaaatgatttgtaGCATGTTCTTATTTCATCTAACTCACTTAcaattttttcaataatattataaatatttttattgcgGTGTTGAAAACATCATTTATCGTAAACTAATatgatatcaaatttttaaaagTAAAAGTTGGTTTAATTGAAGTTAtacatctatttgtatcatttataatattttcaaatagatttttaccataatgacaaaaaaaaaaatataacatgagatttttattataatgacaaaaaaaatataaattgagaCTATCATCCGAATTAGGAGACACCATTTGGAAAAATAAAgacattttgaaaaaaaaaatcctaattttaatttataaaaataaatatgcacAATTACGGTTTTTTAAGGGGGGAAAAAAAGGATAAATTCCGTTCACTGAATGTATTACCAGATTGGTCCCAATTCGTATCAAAGGAAAATGAGCAAGTGATCCGCTGTTTTTCCCCATTCACAAAGGTTACAAGTTGAAGTCGATGTTTCTCATCAGATAACAGTGGCTCATTCATTGCCTAGACAAAGATTCATCAAAAGAATCATAAAACTAAAATCAACCAAAAATGCACATTATCATATtgtagaagaagagaaaaagaaaccaTATGGAAATGTCACTGCCATGGGTTGCAAGTATGAAAGCTTATGGAGTGAACCTTTCATGAAGTTTACCAGCAAGCAACACATTTATTGCCTATCAAAGAACAAGATCTAAAATAGCATTTAGGAACAGGAAAATGAAACTTGATAATGGAACAAGTTAAACGCATAGGGTAAATATCATCACATTGTAAATTAACGAATTAACAGAAACTGACAAGTGAAAGGGTAAAAAGGATTACAGCAAATGACAAGTTCAAAAATCGATGTTAGCTCATCGATTTCAGTTTAGGAACTGCAGCATCCATGAAATTCTGTTTCTCATAATCCCACAATTGCACCAGTTGAGCAATATCTTTACCGAgtagaaaagaaaattcaaagtCCCTGCACAGCAAGGTAACTTCGGATTAAAATGTATTATTTAATAATGAGCTCTTGGTTTTCTTTCAAGGCTTGCTGATCAGTTGATGCAGCTACTAAGGGCTGTGTCATGATTTAATAGAAAAGAAAGGCTGAATAATTCTAATTCTGATCGGCTTCTTGAGTTATTATGTTCAAAAAGTGAGACTATGCACTATGCACACGATTAAAATCAGAGAAAAAAGAAATTAGTTTAAGATCAGACTACATCTATGCTGACCTTAAACCTCCTTGGTAAGATAATCTTCAAGGTTTCTAGAGAAACCGATTTAGTCAAAAAATGGTCCAAGCAACACTATCCTAGACATCTTTGATCGTACCCCAGACACAGTAGTGGTGGATTCAATTGAAATCTTATGATGTTATTTAACGTCATCAGCATCATTATTATTTTAGTATAGTCATTAATCAAAAGCCAAACTAAATCATGACTTGGCTCATTGTGGTTGGAGCTTATTTGGACTTAGGTTTAGACTTAGGTTGAATTAACTTTAGTCTTGTTAGGCCTATTGAGGGTATCTTGATACCACATCAGCATTCAAATTAACATGGGGTCCACTTGTCAGTTCCTGCAATAATTTGACACAACATGGAGGTCTTTTGCCGCACTGAACTAGGCTAAGATCATAGTTCAAGAAAAGTTCCAACATCAATCCTGGTCGCAGTTGATTTCGGTTAAGACTAGATTCGACAAGTCAGCATCATGACAATTTCAAATGAAGAAGACTCAAGATATTAAGACAAAAGAACCATACATCAGCTAGTTTTGGACTGACCAAGGAGGGAAAAGCAAGCCAAGCCAAGGGACCAAATTATCGTTTGATCAAGCAGCCTACCTACGACGTCGGATGCCCAAGGCAATTAGGTGATCCAGAGGAGAGGCCTGTAGACATTGTCAGCAGGTAAGAACCACTAGGAGGCTGGAGGACTTCATCAACATGTAGCGCAGCTTGCCCTCGACTTTGATTGAATTGTGAGGAAGTTTGTTACGCATACAAGGTCAAATTCTGATTGAATTAGGACTTCAATTCTGCCAGTCTAACCAAACTTTCATCTTTTAGAGCGGTCATAATTCAAATCCAAAAACAACCAATTCCACAATGGAATTAGTCAATTTCACGAAGGACTAAAAGTAGTTAAAGACAAAGTTGGGAGTCTTAAGACTAGCCGAACAACCATGATAATCTAAACTACTGCCTAATCCTAGCACACCAGAGACTGTCAAAAGGGAGGTCCACAGGAGGAGATAAGATTGAGACAGTATAATAGATATCAAGGTAGGACAGTTTCTAAGGgtctctatttatttattttactagaATTTTTCTCTAATTTCTCTTCGCTTCTCCCTTGAGTTTTGTAAGCACTACATTCTAAAATCTATAGGTACAAGCTACCATATCTCCCGCTGGAAATAGTTTGCCAGAAAAGgcaaataaatgaaaattttaaacaaTTAAGGTCATTAACTTCAATTACCATTTTGTCATAGAATTGGGATCGATAAGCAACCTACAAGTTCGGCTTTCTCTTTCCCAATGCCTCCTCTCATTAAGCTATTTGCATAATCTTAGGTAAAATAGACATACGGTGAAAAGACCTCCATATTCACCACAGAGATCATTTGAATTACAAGAATGCACTACAGGTGCAGATGCAAATATGGGACATGATGAAGCAAAACCATAGAAGAAAGGAGTGTTTTTCTAAGCAAATTTCAAACTAAACTATCTTTGGATACTAAATTCATCATGTCTACAAAATCAAATGTTGccattttacttaccaaaaagatGGATGTTTTCAATAAAACAAGATGATAAGGATTTGTAGCAAAGAAAATAAAGCATAATCCATATATGTGGTGCAGAGTATATCTGAGCTATGTATTCTGTGATATATTGCTGAAGAATCTATTATGATTTATCCATGAAAGTCCTATTTAGTTGTGTAAGCTTTGAAAACATGGAAAGTCAAGGATCTAGTACCTGTCTTTAGTGACGAGCAACCATCAAGCATGGGAATGTGGCAACAGCCAGCTTTCCTCTGCATGAAAATTGTATCTCTAATTGAAATCATCAGACCACTAAAATCATATTTCTTCTCTGTTTATAACTTCCCTGACCACCAATGTCCTCCCATTAAATACCTGCAGGAAACACCATCTTGTGAAGAACTGATATAATCAAAATTAAAGTATCTAAGTTGCTAACTGCAACTGCTTGTCAAAGGTGCTACACAGATTAGTCAAATAAAGACATTAAGGAACATCCATGAGAATTAAGATGactgtgaaaaaaaaaagataaaagagatgAATTAGTGGCTGGCGTTAACATCAGAAGATAGTTGTGTAAAATTTGAAACTTGCACCAAATTTTATGTATACTTGTAAGCACTAAAATCCCAAGGAAAACCAGGAGGACTACCGATCCACTTGTCTCCAAAGCAGCCCTAAGTtcatcagaagaagtgaatgaAAGAAAACCATAGACGCGGTTTCTCCCTCCTTTGCGATCATATAGCACTCTAGCACTTACGATGTTTCCAAATTTACTAAAATACTCCCTCAGATCTTCAGGTCTCACAGACCATGCAAGATTACCAACATAGACTTTGTGTGGGCTCTCAAAAACCATGTTCCTTTTAGGTGTTGTATTCAAGGCCTCCATGTTTTTCCTCCGAGAGCTCATATCAGCTGAAAATTTGACACGCAATTCTCGCCCACCAAGGTCCTATAAAAAGACAAGGATATATCAGTAACCAtgtacaattttttttaaaaaaataaggacACGTTATGTAACTTACTGATCCATCCAATGCAACCATTGCTGCTTTAGCTTCTTGGATAGAATTCATCGTAACATAACCACAACCTCGACTAATCCCTGTCTCAGCATCCCTCGAAACCTGAAACAGTTCATATTTCAGGTGAGAACCAATAACAGCACATTGAAATACAGTATGAATCcacaaaagaaaaataatgaatTGTGGAAATCAACGAAAAATACTAGTGTTGACACAGCAATGTGTGACCAATATGGGAAATTATGTGAACTGGAATAAACAGACCACTGTCAACAAAAACACAATGAGAGAATTTAATTTATGAAATACATGATATTTACAATAAGTAAAATAATGGTATCCCTGTTGCACATAAATTACAAAGTTCAACTATGGTGACAAGGTAAATCTCACTGTTAGAACAAATATTAAATGCATTTACAAGGCTAAATTCAAAGGAGAAAGCAAACTACAAAAACAACTAACCTTTTTCATGACAGACAAAACATAAAAAATGGAATTTTTATTCTGTTATCCATGTTTTATACAACATCGGATGATATCCTAATAACTAATCAAGCAACTCCATGaagtttaagataagaacttcctCAAAATTTGTCACATAGTAAATTGGAGCATCAGAAACTAAGGAAACTAAGTGGAGGCCAGTAAGCTGGCAAAGAAAAGATGGTGAAGAATATTGACTTGGAACACAGTAAAACCAGGTCATTAGATAGGAAAGAGACACTTTATCAGTTAGCATCATTTCATGACCTGAATGAAACATGCCAAACCTGTCAATTGCACTAAAATCTTCAAGATTTACAAAGACATAGAGAAGAGAAGCAAAATTCTAGTAAAACTTAATGAAACCAGAAGTACCAAAACCTTAAACAGCTATACCATCAGATCAAGAACCCTGATTGCAGTTATTCAAACAATTGAATAGTTTATTCAGCAAGAAAATGTATACAAGATGTAGATCTTCCACAAACATTAAGCAAGCAAATTTTCTAGCTTCTCCAATGTTAGTCCCTTTATCATTAGTACAAACAGATCTTCTTATCTAAAATATAACACTATTTCCACTTTGTTGATCTAGAAGGCAGATAAAAACCTCTAAACCCAATTTAGGACACAAAAATAACTATCACAATGAAGAATTTtataagggtttttttttttcaaaaagactACTCACATAATGCTCACATGGAGAAATTGCAACTTCTCTTCTCCAAACTGAAAAAGGACTACTTAAAGGTTGTCATCTCCagcaatctgaaatttttttcacAGTTTTGTCAAGAGCTAACACTTAAAGAGCCGGACAAACTCTTCAGGCGAAGTGACACAAATTCCTAAACTGAACACCAGAAATTGATTCTGATCAACCAAGATGATCCTATATATAGGTGACAAGTTTAGAGAAAGGAAATGATTTCCCCGTGGCTGAGCACCACCTAACTATATAATTCTCAATTTTGAATGTCTTCCCTTATCATTTGCCTTACGATTCTCCACAGTAGGTTAAATAAAACAGACTAGGTTCATAATACAACATGAAATATACACTGGAGCCACAGAAACTTAATAATTGGCAAATTTTGGATATTCCTTTAGCATTTTGGTCAGAGGCTGATGGGGGAGGATACACTAACCCCCTACCAAGTGCCACCCTCCAATTAGACACCACTCTCATGTCAGGCACCATCCCAGCCAGAAGCCACCTTTTGCATAGGACGTCATTCTCCTGCTAAGCGTCAAACACCAGTCCTGCCTGATGTCGTTCTCTTGGAAAATGTCACAACTTCATCAAGTGCCACACCACTACCACATACACAGAAGGTGTCCCTAACCACAATGCAGAACACATGGAGTTTCTCTCCAGCCACACGATCCCTTACCACATTATAAGGGCAACACCATACAATAACAAGAAGACACCCTTGCAATCCGACTTGACCCTCAGCCTCTCCTGCCTTTCAATGCTCCATCGGAATCAACACTGACAGATGAACTCCACTTGGTGGTCAAGACAGAGATCCATTAGAAGCTAACACTAAAAAGGTCCAAATACCTTTCAGGCAAATCTACACAAATTCCCAAACTGAACACCAGAAATTGAATTTGATCGACCAAATGACAAGTTTAGGGAGTGAAATTCAATTTCCCAGCGGCTAAGCATCACCAAACCATATAATTCTCGGTTATGAAACCCCCTCACATACACTTGCCATAGGATATCTCACAGTAGGTTAAACAATAGAGACTATTTTCATAATGCAACATGAAACATGTATGTACTGACGGCATGGAAACGTGAGTACATGAAACATGTACTCAAGAAAAGAAGCCCCTTCTTCGCTACAAGCGAAAGTTGGCATGCCCCCTTTTGATGCCGAGCCTCACTCACGCCTAAGACAACAGAAACTAATTGAGGATAGGAACGGCAAAAAGCGAGAAGGAAACCAGTAAACGAAGTTAAGCGCCACCACCTCGACGGAATGAACGGTGCCATGAGGTTTGAAGAGATCCAAGAGCTGGGGGATGTCGCAACTCCTGGGAAGATTGCACACGTATAATTCGCACCGCCGTCGCACCGGGGCTTTCACCTCCTTGGGGACCCCGTCGTCAGCGCCGTCATCGAGTTTCTCGTCGACCACCGTGGTGACAGCGGCGTTCTCTTCGGCCCCATCGACGGCGAGGGCCTTCTTAGCTCTGGGGAAAGAGGGAAGAGGCGTAAGAGGGGAGAGAGGATGGTGACAGTGGGAAACGGAGAGGGGCACGGACGCGAAGTGGTGGAAAGAAGGGAGGCGGAGAGAGGAGGACGAGAGGAGTCTGTTGGGGAAACGgaggagagagagtttaagaaggGAACAAGAAGCGGCGTCCGTTgtggctgcagctgtggctgcggCAGCCATTGCTCGATGGGAGACGGGAGGCGGgcagagagaagaaagaaagaagcgaAAGGGATAAGACGCCGATATTTTAGATGGCCTCATTAacgaaataaataataaaaatcttgATTGATTCAATATAATATGCCCGAGTCAAACAAAAGCTCGAGTTCGAGTTCGCACGGTTCGACCACCGAAAACAAATATCATTCTGTTTCGAGACTCCAATGCCTCGTCGCCGCTTCAGGACAGGAATATATAAGGAGCGATTTAGGATCGCATCATCGCCCTTAGCTCGCATTTCCTGCGTAGTTTGGATTGGGGAGTCGGTTGCCGATGCACCAATTGAAGCGGCTCCTAGCGGCCGGAGGCGGCGGCAGAAGGAGCAGCGACGGCGGATTCTGTTCTCCCGTCCTgctgcttctcttcctcttctttgcgGCACGTGGCAGCATCCGCGCCGCCCCCATCTCTCCCGGTGAGTGGAGTCTTCTCTGTTCCTGTTTGAGATTCGATGGTTTTCTTGAGATCTGGGTTTGGGAGCCCGTAGACGACTCAGATCCATGCTTCGTTGGTTGTGACCTGGATGTTATTTTCTTGAAGATCCAATGAGTGCGATGTATATGATTTTCCAAATTTCGAATTCTCTCACAatgattttgactcaaaaatCTTTATGAAGCCTAATTTATCTCAAGAAATCTCCTGATTTCTGTTACTTGTCTAAGTTCAAATGCTCAGGACGTCAGCGCATGAACCGTATAATGTATACCTAATCGTAGTTTAGCATTGTTGTTAAGCATGCAACAAACAGAGCCCAAGAATTTGAAGGGTTAAGACCTATTATGCACAAGAATTATATTTTGAATTAGCTATATGCTACGTTATACCGATATGTTATATGACAGCTGCTCATGAACTAAgggttaatttgaaatcatcaaaTAAGCTTTCCTGTTTGGAGAGACTGCATGATTTGGCTTTGTTCGACCTACTTGAGATGCAAGCCGCTTAAATTTATGTTTCCTCTTTAGTATGTTGAAATGATGTATGATAAACGTTATGTTTTATCCAAACTTCACATATGCCCTTATAATTCTATCCATCATATATACAAGAAAAGAAGTTGGTAACATCTTGACACTTATGTTATTCTTTCAAGTACAAAAACATGCTGAAATTATGAAGATTCTTTATCTTCAGTATATTTCCTTTATATCCTCATCTAATAGTTAGGGGGTGACTGAAATCATTATACTGTGCAGAACATCTCCATTCAAGCTTGAACACCTAAGCATGCTGCCATCTATAAATTCTGTTTAGTCTTTCAACTATTATGTGACACTTAAATATTTATGTAGTTAAGTAGGAGTCATCAAGGGTCTCTATTGTTTGCTGGACCAGTGTGGCTTATACTTTTTCTTTTGCTACAGCAAAAGACCTTTGGTTTCTTGTTGCAATTGACTTAAAATTAATATGCGGAGAAACATGTATCAGCCTTTTTATTATTGTAAAAATGATGTTTTATGTGACATGTAGCACACTAATGCATCAGTTAAGTGGCTAGTGATGAATTAAAAAGGG belongs to Musa acuminata AAA Group cultivar baxijiao chromosome BXJ1-11, Cavendish_Baxijiao_AAA, whole genome shotgun sequence and includes:
- the LOC103970563 gene encoding 28 kDa ribonucleoprotein, chloroplastic isoform X2 encodes the protein MAAAATAAATTDAASCSLLKLSLLRFPNRLLSSSSLRLPSFHHFASVPLSVSHCHHPLSPLTPLPSFPRAKKALAVDGAEENAAVTTVVDEKLDDGADDGVPKEVKAPVRRRCELYVCNLPRSCDIPQLLDLFKPHGTVHSVEVSRDAETGISRGCGYVTMNSIQEAKAAMVALDGSDLGGRELRVKFSADMSSRRKNMEALNTTPKRNMVFESPHKVYVGNLAWSVRPEDLREYFSKFGNIVSARVLYDRKGGRNRVYGFLSFTSSDELRAALETSGSVVLLVFLGILVLTSI
- the LOC103970563 gene encoding 29 kDa ribonucleoprotein A, chloroplastic isoform X1; translation: MAAAATAAATTDAASCSLLKLSLLRFPNRLLSSSSLRLPSFHHFASVPLSVSHCHHPLSPLTPLPSFPRAKKALAVDGAEENAAVTTVVDEKLDDGADDGVPKEVKAPVRRRCELYVCNLPRSCDIPQLLDLFKPHGTVHSVEVSRDAETGISRGCGYVTMNSIQEAKAAMVALDGSDLGGRELRVKFSADMSSRRKNMEALNTTPKRNMVFESPHKVYVGNLAWSVRPEDLREYFSKFGNIVSARVLYDRKGGRNRVYGFLSFTSSDELRAALETSGSVFNGRTLVVREVINREEI